Proteins from a single region of Sandaracinaceae bacterium:
- a CDS encoding MaoC family dehydratase, producing MSLKTNPGNYFEDFETGTTLVHAVPRTITEGDQALYVGLTGDRYPLHCSAEFARSLGYARETVNDLLVFHMVFGKTVNDVSLNAVANLGYASVKFHQPVYPGDTVRTVSEVIGKKENSSGKNGVVWVRSTGTNQRGETVLSFYRWVMVNKRDVNTPTNANDNPSMPSEVPVSELAVPAHLDLSGFQAWAAGGRAFYGDYEVGERIYHVDGMTIEESEHAIATRLYQNTAKVHFDGHQAKGTRFGRRLMYGGHVISVARALAYNGLENALAILAWNGGAHANPTFAGDTIYAYSEVLDKQPLPGRTDCGALRVRLVGVKNEDPSTGEVPLKVDGKYHPNVVLDLDYWLLIPTGA from the coding sequence ATGTCGCTCAAGACCAACCCAGGCAACTACTTCGAAGACTTCGAGACGGGCACGACGCTCGTGCACGCGGTCCCGCGCACCATCACGGAGGGCGACCAGGCGCTCTACGTCGGGCTCACGGGCGACCGCTACCCGCTGCACTGCTCGGCCGAGTTCGCGCGCTCGCTCGGCTACGCCCGCGAGACCGTCAACGACCTGCTGGTCTTCCACATGGTCTTCGGCAAGACCGTGAACGACGTGTCCCTCAACGCCGTGGCCAACCTGGGCTACGCGTCGGTCAAGTTCCACCAGCCGGTCTACCCGGGCGACACGGTGCGCACGGTCAGCGAGGTGATCGGCAAGAAGGAGAACAGCAGCGGCAAGAACGGCGTGGTCTGGGTGCGCAGCACGGGCACCAACCAGCGCGGCGAGACCGTGCTCTCGTTCTACCGCTGGGTGATGGTCAACAAGCGCGACGTGAACACGCCGACGAACGCCAACGACAACCCGTCGATGCCGTCGGAGGTGCCCGTCAGCGAGCTGGCGGTCCCCGCGCACCTCGACCTCTCGGGCTTCCAGGCCTGGGCCGCCGGTGGGCGCGCCTTCTACGGGGACTACGAGGTGGGCGAGCGCATCTACCACGTCGACGGAATGACCATCGAGGAGTCGGAGCACGCGATCGCCACGCGCCTCTACCAGAACACGGCCAAGGTCCACTTCGACGGGCACCAGGCCAAGGGCACGCGCTTCGGTCGGCGCCTCATGTACGGCGGGCACGTGATCAGCGTGGCCCGGGCGCTGGCCTACAACGGGCTCGAGAACGCGCTCGCGATCCTGGCCTGGAACGGTGGCGCGCACGCGAACCCGACGTTCGCCGGGGACACCATCTATGCCTACAGCGAAGTGCTGGACAAGCAACCGCTGCCGGGCCGGACGGACTGCGGCGCGTTGCGCGTGCGGCTTGTGGGCGTGAAGAACGAGGACCCGAGCACGGGTGAGGTGCCCCTCAAGGTGGACGGAAAGTACCACCCCAACGTGGTCCTGGACCTGGACTACTGGCTGCTGATACCGACGGGCGCCTAA
- the lpdA gene encoding dihydrolipoyl dehydrogenase, which translates to MPDKSYEAIVIGGGPGGYVAAIRLAQLGIKTLCVEKEEMGGICLNWGCIPSKALIAAASLVQKIQSASDMGITVSDLSVDVAKMQVWKDGIVKKLTSGISSLVKGNGADIVIGEATLTGPRSVKVVTAAGETLTYDATKAIVVATGTQVIRIPGFEPDGEKIITAREAVSLQSAPKSMCIIGGGVIGLELGMVYMKLGTKVTVVELTEQLLPGVDFDMVKVVQKHLKKGGVDVRLETKAVSVDKSGPGVKVTVERAGKQEVIDADTLLVCVGFKPNSQGLGLESVGVALDKRGHITVDQQLRTNVDGVYAIGDVTGGPYLAHKASAEAEICAEVIAGHNRATDWRGIPAAIFTEPEIATAGMSETQAIAAGRNVKVGKFPFAASGRAMAVRETDGFIKSIIDADTNQVIGVGIVGPEASDLISEAALAIEMDAFAEDVALTIHPHPTLGEGMMESFKHAIGEAVHIMNKK; encoded by the coding sequence ATGCCCGACAAGTCGTATGAAGCCATCGTCATCGGAGGCGGCCCCGGAGGCTACGTCGCCGCCATCCGCCTCGCCCAGCTGGGCATCAAGACCCTGTGCGTCGAGAAAGAGGAGATGGGCGGCATCTGCCTCAACTGGGGCTGCATCCCGAGCAAGGCGCTGATCGCGGCGGCCAGCCTGGTGCAGAAGATCCAGTCTGCAAGCGACATGGGCATCACGGTCAGCGACCTCTCCGTGGACGTGGCCAAGATGCAGGTCTGGAAGGACGGCATCGTCAAGAAGCTCACCAGCGGCATCTCCTCGCTGGTGAAGGGCAACGGCGCGGACATCGTCATCGGCGAAGCGACCCTGACGGGGCCGCGCTCGGTCAAGGTCGTCACGGCCGCGGGCGAGACGCTCACCTACGACGCCACCAAGGCCATCGTGGTGGCCACGGGCACCCAGGTCATCCGCATCCCGGGCTTCGAGCCCGACGGCGAGAAGATCATCACGGCGCGCGAGGCCGTGTCGCTGCAGTCCGCGCCCAAGTCCATGTGCATCATCGGCGGAGGCGTCATCGGCCTCGAGCTCGGCATGGTCTACATGAAGCTGGGCACCAAGGTCACCGTCGTGGAGCTCACCGAGCAGCTGCTGCCGGGCGTGGACTTCGACATGGTCAAGGTGGTGCAGAAGCACCTCAAGAAGGGCGGCGTGGACGTGCGCCTCGAGACCAAGGCCGTCAGCGTCGACAAGAGCGGGCCGGGCGTGAAGGTCACGGTCGAGCGCGCGGGCAAGCAGGAGGTGATCGACGCTGACACCTTGCTCGTGTGCGTCGGCTTCAAGCCCAACAGCCAGGGCCTCGGGCTCGAGAGCGTGGGCGTGGCGCTCGACAAGCGCGGGCACATCACGGTGGACCAGCAGCTGCGGACCAACGTGGACGGCGTGTACGCCATCGGCGACGTCACGGGCGGGCCCTACCTGGCGCACAAGGCGTCGGCCGAAGCCGAGATCTGCGCCGAGGTCATCGCGGGCCACAACCGCGCCACCGACTGGCGCGGCATCCCCGCGGCCATCTTCACCGAGCCGGAGATCGCTACGGCCGGCATGAGCGAGACGCAGGCCATCGCGGCCGGGCGCAACGTCAAGGTGGGCAAGTTCCCGTTCGCCGCCAGCGGCCGCGCCATGGCCGTGCGCGAGACAGACGGGTTCATCAAGAGCATCATCGACGCCGACACCAACCAGGTCATCGGCGTGGGCATCGTCGGCCCCGAGGCCAGCGACCTCATCAGCGAGGCCGCGCTGGCCATCGAGATGGACGCGTTCGCCGAGGACGTGGCCCTCACCATCCACCCGCACCCCACGCTGGGCGAGGGCATGATGGAGTCCTTCAAGCACGCCATCGGCGAGGCCGTGCACATCATGAACAAGAAGTGA
- the lipB gene encoding lipoyl(octanoyl) transferase LipB, with protein sequence MPRSPRQLDVYRAGVIPYAEAHELQRALVEARKAGRIHDTLLLLEHPPVLTLGRGAKAENMLFSREVLAAQGVSVEEVGRGGDVTYHGPGQLVGYPIIDLHPDRLDVRKYVASLEETMIRTAADYGVHAERIEGLNGAWVGQRKIGAVGVRISRWVTMHGFALNNTTELSHFQLIVPCGISDKGVTSLERETGEGVPMRELQERVVHHFASLYEAEVTWHEGAPTLDEARGEAAGATAAGH encoded by the coding sequence ATCCCCCGCTCCCCACGCCAACTGGACGTCTATCGCGCCGGGGTCATCCCCTACGCCGAAGCGCACGAGCTGCAGCGCGCGCTGGTGGAGGCGCGCAAGGCGGGGCGTATCCACGACACCCTGCTGCTGCTGGAGCACCCGCCCGTGCTGACCCTCGGGCGGGGCGCCAAGGCCGAGAACATGCTGTTCAGCCGCGAGGTGCTCGCCGCGCAGGGGGTCAGCGTGGAGGAGGTCGGACGCGGGGGCGACGTGACGTATCACGGGCCCGGCCAGCTGGTGGGCTACCCCATCATCGACCTGCACCCAGACCGCCTGGACGTGCGCAAGTACGTGGCCTCTCTCGAGGAGACCATGATCCGCACGGCCGCCGACTACGGCGTACACGCCGAGCGCATCGAGGGCCTCAACGGGGCGTGGGTCGGTCAGCGCAAGATCGGCGCGGTCGGGGTGCGCATCAGCCGCTGGGTCACCATGCATGGCTTTGCGCTCAACAACACCACCGAGCTGTCGCACTTCCAGCTCATCGTCCCCTGCGGCATCAGCGACAAGGGCGTGACCTCGCTCGAGCGCGAGACCGGCGAGGGCGTGCCCATGCGCGAACTCCAAGAGCGCGTGGTGCACCACTTCGCGAGCCTGTACGAGGCCGAGGTGACCTGGCACGAGGGCGCGCCGACGCTCGACGAGGCGCGCGGCGAAGCCGCGGGCGCGACGGCCGCGGGGCATTGA